ACTTGATACTTTCAACACAGCTGTTGTTTCTCCCATATACTATGTTATGTTCACGACACTGACCATTTTGGCGAGTGTAATCATGTTTAAGGTAATTTTCAGTCGTTTATGGTATCAGAATGGTTGAAAACTCCATTTATGCATATTCTAAAACATATCTTCCTTGATACCTCTCTATTGTCTTTCAACCCAAGCCCTTTTCCAACTTTATCATCTTATTGATCTGTCTACAACATGCAATGAATTACTTAATCCTATTTATACTCGTACATGTAGAAGCATGAATAGTTTATCATTCAAGAATTTATAACTGACAATCCCATGTTTCAATTCTCTTGTTCAATTGAGTATAGTTTTAATCCATGGTTGTCTGCCATAACCTGAAATTGAGCTTCTAGCTTGCTACTTCCACCATGTGGTGCTTCCCCTAACTTCTCTATTTCAAAAGTGAAGTTTTGACTGACTTAACAAAATGCTTACTAgttagcatttttattattgaaagtaactaattcaaatttaaatatatgttattatcaGGATTGGGACAGGCAAAACCCTACGCAGATTATAACAGAGATGTGTGGATTTGTGACTATCCTTTCAGGAACTTTTCTTCTTCACAAAACCAAGGACATGGTTGATGGTATGTTCTCATGAACCTTCTCAATCATGCATTGCGATTAATGACCTATTAGCATGTGGAGCATATTCTTTCAATTTGTTGTTGGCATTTTAAACATTTGATGAATCATCTTAAATCAGGTACAAGTTTGACATCTATGTCAATGCGACAATTAAAGCACGAAGAAGAGGATGACTTTGACGAAAGCATCCCTCTTAAGCGGCAGGATTCTTTGAGAATACCTTGATTGAAACAAAACTTTAGGTCATCCTACAAATCTCAGTAGAGCTTATGGGGAGAAGCCTTATTGATGTCAATGTGTATTTTACGACCAAACTTATTCAATCACACTCATATTTTGGAGGGAGTTATCCGAGGTGAGATTATCTATGGCTCTTTTTCCCTTTAGCTTCAAGATACAGACTATAGACTTCAGCTTTTGCCTCGTATAAACTATCCATAGTTCATACAGGAAAAATATATAGCCCAAAGTATCTTTTGCCTTGTATAAACTATATCCATAGTTCTCTCAACGTGTGAAGtgtgaaaaagagaaaaaaacaaagaggaatcaaatacatgcatatcttTTGCAATTTTGATTTGGTAGATCCACTACGGTGCTTTCATTTATATACAATGAATCAGTGAAGTTATATGCCCCCTTAAAAACTcaaatctatatatattatagaatatGGTCAGTaccaaacaacatcaaatctaATACAAGGTTACATTGAGTGATATATAAATGTGTATTTCAAAGGGAATGGCATGAATTGAGCATGGAAAGTCATGTTGTCTTTCATTTGGCTATTTGCTTTAGGAGAGCAGACACTGAAGCACAATGAGTGGATTCATAGTTGCATTTCTCACAGCAAGATTGGAGCAGCTCAATTACTTTTTGGCACCTACAATGCACAAACATGGATCCTTTCATAACAAGTGGAAACATGTAATGGAAAACAAATATGTAGTAGTCCAACATCAAGCATAAACAAAATCTCTGACCCgaacttgaaactttgaatccgaatttgattcaattcgatTTGATCTTAAAACACTAATTGAACTCGGAAATGATCGTGAACTCAAGTATAAAACTCGAAATGACACAATGGCCAGTATATAAATTTGAACTGAACTCAAAATCACTCGAACTTGAAATGAAAATTGACTTGAATTCGAAATTACCcggaaaaaattaaaactagaaATTACCGGTACAGTTTTCTTATTCACAGATAGGACCCAAGTTAAGCATccatttttgaaaacaattGCAGCATCAAAGGATGGATCAAATGGTACATGAATTCAATTTCTAAGCTAATCCGTAGtctgtaaaaataaataatatccaTGATCCATCCATTTTTCAATGGAATTAATCAAAGATGATTTCAAGGTTCCTTTGACCAAAGTTCTAATTTAGAAAATTGTGAAGATACTGCAAATCCAATCATACCcataaatcaatcaatttacTGAATCACTTGGGAAAATCACAGAATAAAAATGTTACCTTTTAGGGAGGAAGTTGTTCTTCGAAAGACAAGTTTGAATATCGCAAGCTTCTTTCTTGCAAGGCTCTTTGCTTGGCTGTGCCatctcttttgtttttaagaaaaaataaagtctCAGCTTTTTTGCTCTTTGTTTCTGGTTTTTCACCTAAGCTCGAGAATCTTGTAACGAAGAAGCGGCAGCTAAACCGGTTTCGAGTTTAAcccttaaaaaaaaacccattttcATGGATGTCGTTTAAAGCCCACACGTGGCCCAATCAAGTTCAAGACTTTTGCCCTGTCAAGGCAAAAGCTTTATAAGTCTATCAAAGCTAAAGCCTTTTTCTCGTCTTTCAAACGTCGTCACACTGGAAGCCCTTCCTTCTCTCTTTGATTatagattaaaaagaaaacacagATGGAAGATATTAAACCATTAATTGAAGCTTTGAAGACTAAATTAAAGCAAGCTTTGATTCTATGGGCAGAGGGTTTCAGAGAAGCTTGTTGTCTTCACAGAGTTATCGTTCTTTGTCGCAGGTTtctaattctttcttttttggttaattaatcactttattttgcttttttgATGTAAACAAaatctgggttttttttttttttgcaggtcGAAGAAGCTTATGATTAGAACGGGACagtgttttcttttaaatggcTTCATATTCTTAGGAAGGTGAAGctgagaattttattttttaattttcataattgatgATTAGCTAATGatttatgtgtaatttgggttaattttgttgtatttttcAGTTTGTTTGTCCTAAATTCAGTAGTTATCCCAACACTACAATGGATATTGCCTGATCATTACTCACAAACCAGTTGTGAAGCAATGTCTGAATTCCACGGTGTCTTCAAATTTTATTCCTTCTTACGTGGCTTCCTCATACAACTATTCTATGTAAGTGTTTACCATATATACAATCCTAGAAACAGTTCCAATTTGATGgcagtcatatatatatagcattCATATGAATTTGAGATGCTAATGTTTGGTTTAGTGGAATTGTGTTGATTTGTGCATATGATGCAAATCCTGCAAATTTCCCCTATCGATGCGGCTTAAGAAGTAGTTTATAATCATTATGTGCTTTTAGTAAAGTTTGATTGTCATACCGTAGCTATTCGAGTACTTAGCCGAGGAAGTTGATCGAAAGAAACGAATCCCAAAACGTCCTATAATCGTGACCGTACCCTGCAACAATACCATAAAACTAGTCATTGCTGCTTTCTCCCAGATCAACTTCGTGACTGCTGTTATCATCTCATTATCCCCGCCATTTGGCCGGGAACTGCGTGCTCTATGTTATTGATATAACTAACAGTACTCTTTATCACAAACCGTATCATGTCTTGCAGTTTTTGTCTTGTTATGAACACTTACTTGAACTgattattattacatatttgattttttatctgCAGGTATTTTGGTTCTATCCCTTATATGTATTCAGCTTTATTCTGAGCAATCTATGGTGCGTTCTTGTCCGTTCTGCTTTTATATTCTCCGATGCAACATTTTGTACCGGATTAGTACTACTTGTTGAACATAAACCTATTTTGTAAAAACATCCAGGTACAATGACATTGCTACACATGGTTTTGCTGCAATGGGGAGATCCGGGCCTTCTACAGTGAAATCCTTGAAACAAAACGATACGTTGACCTCAGACAGCAAAGTGCATGCAGCTAGGCCTGCTGGCCTCGGAGGGTACTGATGACCGTGGGCGCTTTTTCTTAAACAAACAATTAAACTTCGTATAGGTGTGTTAAGTCCGGTTTTCATTGTATGTTTTCCTACAGGATCATGATTGGAATAGGGGAGCAGGTGTATTCGTTGCTTCTTttgactttctttttctttgaggTAAAATTATTGCCTATCTcgtatggtttttttttttttttttaaacttgtttttccATGTATGAAgtcatctatatatattttgagatgaTGACTTGCATCTTTTACGATATATGTAGGTTTATGCCACAGGATTTATACCTTACATTGGGAAGGCACTCAATTTTGTACTTCTTTCTTGGATGTACGCGTATTACTGTTTCGAGTACGTGGTAAAACAAGTATTTTCCGTCTCAAATCTTTTTGCTCTTAGTCTAAGCTAAGATAATGGTGAAATAACTTCTAATCTTTGTAGGTACAAATGGAACTTTACTGAATGGGGCCTGGAGAAAAGATTGGATTTTTTTGAAACTAATTGGGCGTTTTTTGCTGGTTTCGGTAATTGATTTCTCTTTGAGTTTGCTTGTTATGGAAGTGAAAAGAACCCGAGAAACTTTGTGTTTTTAATATCACGTTCGAGATCACTGATGTTCTAATGGGATTTTCAGGA
The sequence above is a segment of the Gossypium raimondii isolate GPD5lz chromosome 4, ASM2569854v1, whole genome shotgun sequence genome. Coding sequences within it:
- the LOC105779674 gene encoding protein EI24 homolog — protein: MEDIKPLIEALKTKLKQALILWAEGFREACCLHRVIVLCRRSKKLMIRTGQCFLLNGFIFLGSLFVLNSVVIPTLQWILPDHYSQTSCEAMSEFHGVFKFYSFLRGFLIQLFYVFWFYPLYVFSFILSNLWYNDIATHGFAAMGRSGPSTVKSLKQNDTLTSDSKVHAARPAGLGGIMIGIGEQVYSLLLLTFFFFEVYATGFIPYIGKALNFVLLSWMYAYYCFEYKWNFTEWGLEKRLDFFETNWAFFAGFGSPCVLAIFFFPPLVGYGFMAVLFPLFVLTATGTEAEQVISTQRRRFTGAQLGKVPVFYAADTLLMRVLSLFPSESRERTQDNKTL
- the LOC105779675 gene encoding uncharacterized protein LOC105779675, coding for MAQPSKEPCKKEACDIQTCLSKNNFLPKRCQKVIELLQSCCEKCNYESTHCASVSALLKQIAK